Proteins encoded by one window of Moorella humiferrea:
- the iolN gene encoding 3-dehydro-scyllo-inosose hydrolase, translating into MDQKICKGWLLTDHPAIIFEDNEVGRLKKQIWEASEEEIDAILKEYEIPSEPELGKPGTYIQNTPRVKVIEKRKKNDIVFVPIGCTENHGLHANSGLDTFMVTQILEGVRRYTAKQGREVSLAFPPLNYGGHPYHHLGMPGTVIMPKEVVEETVIYTMLGLWNDGFRKIILVNNHGHLWMLESAIQEFMKRFQLPGVFQVIDWHRAVREFFFPVDREDSLQTDFIHADESETSVALLLFPGMIDMSVVQDAQGESFLPPGHFDTSVDPYRRPHRWSEGEGHAAIERAATPQGVVGKPSLASARKAKRPIAAILKYLTLLHDHILEAFPPGTVPPVEKVTLRTEEEMRPFLKEPLSEGWKSAYELPLIGPFYKL; encoded by the coding sequence ATGGACCAAAAAATATGCAAAGGATGGCTATTAACCGATCACCCGGCCATTATCTTTGAAGACAACGAAGTCGGCCGCCTGAAGAAACAAATCTGGGAGGCCTCCGAAGAAGAAATCGACGCTATCCTGAAAGAATACGAGATTCCTTCAGAACCTGAACTGGGTAAACCCGGTACTTATATCCAGAATACCCCCCGGGTCAAGGTAATCGAAAAGCGCAAGAAAAATGACATAGTGTTTGTGCCTATCGGCTGTACAGAAAACCACGGCCTTCATGCCAACAGCGGCCTGGACACCTTCATGGTCACCCAGATTTTAGAGGGTGTGCGTCGTTATACGGCCAAGCAAGGACGAGAAGTGAGCCTGGCTTTTCCGCCTCTGAATTACGGCGGCCATCCCTACCACCATCTGGGTATGCCTGGAACTGTAATCATGCCCAAAGAAGTCGTTGAGGAAACCGTAATCTACACTATGCTGGGCTTATGGAACGATGGCTTCCGGAAGATTATCCTGGTCAACAATCATGGTCACCTGTGGATGCTGGAATCCGCCATCCAGGAGTTTATGAAACGCTTCCAGTTGCCGGGTGTCTTCCAGGTAATTGATTGGCACCGGGCTGTAAGGGAATTCTTCTTCCCGGTAGATAGAGAAGATAGCCTGCAAACGGATTTCATCCACGCCGATGAATCCGAAACCTCGGTTGCCCTGCTGCTATTCCCCGGCATGATCGATATGAGCGTGGTGCAGGACGCCCAGGGAGAAAGCTTCCTGCCTCCGGGACACTTTGATACTTCAGTGGACCCCTACCGGCGTCCCCACCGCTGGTCCGAAGGAGAAGGGCATGCAGCTATTGAACGGGCGGCCACTCCCCAGGGCGTGGTAGGCAAACCCAGCCTGGCTTCCGCCCGGAAGGCCAAACGGCCCATCGCTGCCATTTTGAAGTATCTCACCCTGCTGCATGACCACATCCTGGAAGCATTCCCGCCCGGCACTGTACCGCCGGTTGAAAAGGTAACCTTACGGACGGAAGAAGAAATGAGGCCTTTCCTGAAAGAACCTTTAAGCGAGGGTTGGAAATCTGCATATGAACTGCCCCTTATCGGGCCGTTCTATAAACTGTAA
- a CDS encoding sugar phosphate isomerase/epimerase family protein yields MKLSVSLAQNVSDSAPFILRGPYLDNIKKAAELGYDAVEIHVRDPRELEVEQILKVCQEEGITVSTLGTGLGYVVDKLSLTHPEAQIREKAVKRILDHIEVASCLGAGVIVGSMRGVIPDIGQFKQYENYAAEGLAVCLEKAKKCGVVLFLEAINRYETNFLNTAADTLNFLARFNTPYLKVHLDTFHMNIEEVDLDETLKKTGEALGHIHFADSNRFYPGQGHLDFKKIIETLKNMGYQGYIALECLPYPAPEEAAAGAIKYLKSLLDEN; encoded by the coding sequence ATGAAATTAAGTGTGTCCCTCGCTCAAAATGTATCTGATAGCGCCCCCTTTATCCTCAGGGGGCCTTATCTTGATAACATTAAAAAAGCCGCTGAACTGGGGTATGATGCTGTAGAGATCCACGTGCGCGACCCGCGCGAACTTGAGGTGGAGCAGATTTTAAAAGTTTGTCAGGAGGAAGGAATAACTGTTTCTACCCTGGGGACGGGCCTGGGATATGTGGTGGATAAATTAAGCCTGACCCATCCTGAGGCTCAAATAAGGGAGAAAGCTGTTAAGCGTATTTTAGACCATATTGAAGTTGCCTCATGCCTGGGGGCGGGAGTTATTGTTGGCTCAATGCGAGGAGTAATACCTGACATTGGCCAATTTAAACAATATGAAAATTACGCCGCCGAAGGCCTGGCTGTTTGCCTGGAGAAAGCTAAAAAATGCGGCGTGGTGCTTTTCTTAGAAGCTATCAACCGCTATGAAACCAATTTTCTCAATACGGCAGCTGATACTTTAAACTTTTTAGCGCGGTTCAATACCCCTTACCTTAAGGTCCATCTGGACACCTTTCACATGAATATCGAAGAGGTTGATCTTGACGAGACTCTGAAAAAGACGGGGGAAGCACTGGGCCATATTCATTTTGCCGATAGCAATAGATTTTATCCGGGACAGGGACATCTTGATTTTAAAAAGATAATAGAAACCTTGAAAAATATGGGTTATCAAGGTTATATCGCCCTGGAATGCCTCCCCTATCCTGCTCCTGAGGAGGCGGCAGCGGGGGCTATAAAGTATCTGAAAAGCTTACTCGATGAGAATTGA
- the iolM gene encoding scyllo-inosose 3-dehydrogenase produces MSTKMRAVVLHADWDPKPEFKLGPKDIEGRQTYLGSKVWRNPRVTIEERDVPQAGPGEVVIEVKACGICGSDVHMAQPDEQGYILYPGLTGFPAVLGHEFSGVIVDAGPGAFDKRTNKPFKGGEAVCAEEMLWCGACQPCADGWPNHCERLDELGFNVDGAMAKYIKVPARVVWSLEPLREHYSDEEVFLLGSLVEPTSVAYNAVIERSGWGILGGIRPGDNVVICGGGPIGIAACAILKRQGAAKVILSEPEPSRAELGRKMGADYTINPLQEDFTERVLEITHGYGAALYLEATGLPTIVYPQIEKTIWEQKTLNARVMVVARADAKMPVTGEVLQVRRAQIIGAQGHSGHGTFPRVIESMAAGMNMLPMITKQITLDEVPENLVTLRTDRKECKITVRLDKE; encoded by the coding sequence ATGAGCACCAAAATGCGCGCCGTAGTACTTCATGCCGATTGGGACCCCAAACCGGAATTCAAGTTGGGGCCCAAGGACATTGAAGGCCGGCAGACCTATCTGGGTAGCAAGGTATGGCGCAATCCCAGGGTAACTATCGAGGAAAGGGATGTTCCCCAGGCTGGACCTGGCGAAGTAGTAATTGAAGTTAAAGCCTGCGGTATTTGTGGTAGCGATGTCCATATGGCCCAACCGGATGAACAAGGTTATATTTTATACCCTGGGCTAACCGGTTTCCCGGCTGTTCTGGGTCATGAGTTCTCCGGTGTAATTGTTGATGCCGGGCCGGGTGCGTTCGATAAACGGACCAATAAGCCGTTTAAAGGCGGCGAAGCGGTTTGTGCTGAGGAAATGCTCTGGTGCGGCGCTTGCCAGCCCTGCGCTGATGGATGGCCAAACCACTGCGAACGCCTGGATGAGCTCGGATTCAACGTCGACGGCGCCATGGCCAAGTATATAAAAGTTCCCGCCCGTGTAGTCTGGAGCCTTGAACCCTTGCGCGAACATTATTCAGACGAAGAAGTATTTTTGTTGGGGAGCCTGGTGGAGCCTACGTCGGTAGCTTATAACGCCGTGATTGAGCGCAGCGGTTGGGGTATACTGGGTGGTATCCGGCCTGGCGATAACGTGGTCATTTGCGGCGGTGGACCGATTGGTATCGCAGCCTGTGCCATTTTGAAGCGCCAGGGCGCGGCTAAGGTTATTTTATCCGAACCCGAACCGTCCCGGGCCGAATTGGGACGCAAGATGGGGGCGGATTATACCATTAATCCCCTCCAGGAAGATTTCACCGAAAGGGTCCTGGAAATTACCCACGGCTATGGCGCCGCCCTATACCTGGAAGCCACCGGTCTGCCGACGATAGTCTATCCCCAGATTGAAAAAACGATTTGGGAGCAAAAGACGCTGAATGCCAGGGTCATGGTAGTTGCCCGCGCGGATGCCAAAATGCCGGTGACCGGGGAAGTCCTGCAGGTGCGCCGGGCGCAGATAATCGGTGCCCAGGGGCATTCCGGGCATGGTACCTTCCCGCGGGTTATTGAGAGCATGGCCGCCGGGATGAATATGTTGCCCATGATCACCAAGCAGATCACCCTCGATGAGGTACCCGAAAACCTGGTGACTTTAAGAACTGACCGGAAAGAATGTAAGATTACCGTGCGCTTGGATAAAGAATAA
- a CDS encoding tagaturonate reductase, whose protein sequence is MLALNKALLTGDFSFPPNLEAGPYPDNLPERVLQFGEGNFLRAFVDWMIHELNKKGLFQGRVVVVQPLAQGLVDKINKQDGLYTLILRGYQDGQMVEKREIITSISRGINPYEDWQAVLRCAEDPRIDIVISNTTEAGIIFDHGDSLTAAPPRSFPGKLTAYLYHRYKHFQGDPDKGMLILPCELIDRNGDNLKEITLRLAEEWGLPGGFRQWLKEANIFLNTLVDRVVPGYPRDEAEQLAGELGYQDDLLDTGELFHLWVIEGPTHLKEKLPFHAAGLNVIWTDDMTPYRTRKVRILNGAHTATAAVAFLSGVDTVREAVEHPRLGRFIEELIYNEVIPATDLDEGMLTEFAGEVLQRFRNPYIVHRWQSILLNTTSKYKTRVLPSLLDYVAKKKAVPAKLTFSLAATAALFKDGRVNGRQFQGKRPQGEFIIEDDPEALAFWQAAWQQYKGTAESAREVAPYILGNSELWGKDLNSVPGLAEKLGVYLQEIVTGGMAAALEKVLAEGEGA, encoded by the coding sequence ATGCTTGCACTAAATAAAGCCCTGCTCACCGGTGATTTCAGCTTCCCACCCAATCTGGAGGCAGGCCCCTACCCGGATAACTTACCGGAGCGGGTCCTCCAGTTCGGGGAAGGCAATTTCCTGCGCGCCTTTGTCGACTGGATGATCCATGAACTGAACAAAAAAGGGTTGTTCCAGGGCCGGGTGGTGGTAGTGCAGCCCCTGGCTCAGGGCCTGGTCGACAAGATAAATAAGCAGGACGGTCTGTATACCTTAATCCTGCGCGGATATCAAGACGGCCAGATGGTAGAAAAGCGGGAGATTATTACTTCCATCAGCCGGGGTATTAACCCTTACGAAGACTGGCAGGCCGTCCTGCGCTGCGCCGAAGACCCGCGAATCGACATCGTCATCTCCAACACCACCGAAGCCGGCATCATTTTCGACCACGGCGACAGCTTAACGGCCGCCCCGCCGCGGTCCTTCCCCGGGAAACTAACGGCTTATCTTTACCACCGCTATAAACACTTCCAGGGCGACCCGGATAAAGGGATGCTCATTCTTCCTTGCGAGCTCATCGACAGGAACGGCGACAACCTCAAAGAAATAACCTTAAGGCTGGCCGAAGAGTGGGGGTTACCGGGAGGATTCCGGCAGTGGCTAAAAGAAGCCAACATATTCCTCAACACCCTGGTGGACCGGGTTGTACCGGGTTACCCCCGCGACGAAGCAGAGCAACTGGCCGGAGAGCTAGGCTATCAAGACGACCTGCTAGACACCGGCGAGCTGTTCCACCTCTGGGTGATCGAAGGCCCTACGCACCTTAAAGAAAAGCTCCCCTTCCATGCAGCCGGCCTCAACGTCATCTGGACGGACGACATGACGCCGTACCGCACCCGCAAGGTACGCATCCTGAACGGCGCCCATACCGCCACAGCCGCCGTAGCCTTCCTAAGCGGCGTCGACACGGTAAGGGAGGCTGTAGAACATCCCCGCCTCGGCCGCTTTATAGAGGAATTAATATATAACGAAGTCATCCCCGCGACCGACCTGGATGAAGGAATGCTCACCGAATTTGCCGGGGAAGTGCTACAGCGCTTCCGCAATCCCTATATCGTCCACCGCTGGCAGAGCATTTTGCTCAACACCACCTCCAAATACAAGACGCGGGTGCTACCGTCATTACTGGACTACGTAGCAAAGAAAAAGGCCGTACCGGCAAAGCTCACCTTCTCCCTGGCCGCCACGGCAGCCTTATTTAAGGACGGCCGGGTTAACGGCCGGCAATTCCAGGGGAAGCGGCCGCAGGGAGAGTTTATTATCGAAGACGACCCCGAGGCCCTGGCTTTCTGGCAGGCAGCCTGGCAGCAGTATAAAGGAACAGCGGAAAGTGCAAGAGAAGTAGCCCCATATATCCTGGGTAACAGCGAACTGTGGGGCAAGGACTTAAATAGCGTTCCCGGCCTGGCGGAGAAACTTGGGGTTTACCTGCAAGAGATTGTAACCGGCGGCATGGCGGCAGCCCTGGAGAAGGTGCTGGCAGAAGGAGAAGGAGCATGA
- a CDS encoding cyclophilin-like fold protein: MEIVIKFGDIAVTAELNDSETARKIQAALPITGRVNTWGDEIYFSIPVKAGLEKGATADMEVGDIAYWPPGHAFCLFFGPTPASTGLKPRAASPVNKVGRILSDPELLKKVPDGAKVEIIAANITNTL; encoded by the coding sequence ATGGAAATTGTTATTAAATTCGGTGATATTGCCGTGACTGCCGAGCTAAACGACAGCGAAACCGCACGCAAGATCCAGGCCGCCCTGCCCATAACCGGCCGGGTGAATACGTGGGGCGATGAAATCTACTTTTCCATCCCTGTAAAAGCCGGACTGGAAAAAGGAGCTACGGCGGATATGGAAGTGGGTGACATTGCTTACTGGCCGCCGGGACATGCCTTCTGCCTTTTCTTCGGTCCCACGCCTGCCAGCACCGGCCTCAAACCCCGCGCCGCCAGCCCGGTAAATAAAGTGGGACGCATCTTAAGCGATCCGGAGTTGCTAAAGAAGGTACCCGACGGCGCTAAGGTAGAAATTATTGCCGCCAATATCACCAATACTTTGTGA
- a CDS encoding UxaA family hydrolase, with amino-acid sequence MKKAIQLHARDNVAVALVDITAGETIAIAGREITLQENIKAGHKFALLDLPAGREVKKYGYAIGITTQPVKAGQWVHSHNLHSGLGKLEEYTYNPLPITPVAFEGNPTFHGYRRPDGQVGVRNELWIIPTVGCVNQLAENMARNAAKELEGKSAIDGIYALKHPYGCSQLGDDHHNTQKLLASLCRHPNAGGVLVLGLGCENNNIPAFHQVLGEVDPARIKFLVAQEAEDEMREGLRLIKELAEQAASCEREPCPINELKIGLKCGGSDAFSGITANHLAGLVADRIIAGGGTAVLTEVPEMFGAETILMDRAVDEEVFQRIVKLINTWKQYYLDHGQPVYENPSPGNKEGGITTLEEKSLGCVQKGGTAAVVDVLDYGDRCQKQGLNLLSAPGNDLVSSTALAAAGCQIILFTTGRGTPLGTCVPTIKIASNTGIYSKKPRWFDFNAGRVLEGENMAELAGELLEQVLRVASGEPTKAETLGVREIAIFKSGVTL; translated from the coding sequence ATGAAAAAAGCAATCCAGCTGCATGCCCGGGATAACGTAGCCGTAGCCCTGGTGGATATAACAGCAGGAGAAACCATAGCTATCGCGGGCCGGGAGATAACCTTGCAAGAAAACATCAAAGCCGGCCACAAGTTTGCCCTTTTAGACCTGCCAGCCGGCCGGGAAGTAAAGAAATACGGCTATGCAATCGGGATAACCACCCAGCCGGTGAAAGCCGGGCAATGGGTGCACAGCCACAATTTGCACAGCGGGCTGGGGAAGCTAGAAGAATACACCTATAACCCCCTACCCATAACGCCGGTTGCCTTTGAAGGGAATCCGACCTTTCACGGCTACCGGCGACCAGACGGCCAGGTAGGAGTAAGAAACGAGCTCTGGATTATCCCCACGGTGGGCTGCGTCAACCAGCTGGCCGAGAACATGGCCCGGAACGCCGCAAAGGAACTGGAGGGTAAAAGCGCAATAGACGGCATCTATGCCCTCAAGCATCCCTACGGCTGCTCGCAGCTTGGTGACGACCACCATAATACCCAAAAGCTCCTGGCCTCCCTCTGCCGCCACCCCAACGCCGGCGGGGTCCTGGTCCTGGGCCTGGGCTGCGAAAACAACAATATCCCGGCCTTCCACCAGGTGCTGGGAGAGGTAGACCCGGCGAGGATTAAATTCCTGGTGGCCCAGGAAGCAGAAGACGAAATGAGGGAAGGTTTAAGGCTGATAAAAGAACTAGCAGAACAGGCCGCAAGCTGCGAACGCGAACCCTGCCCAATAAACGAACTAAAAATAGGGCTCAAGTGCGGCGGTTCCGACGCCTTTTCCGGCATAACCGCCAATCACCTGGCAGGCCTGGTAGCCGACCGGATAATAGCAGGGGGCGGCACGGCGGTACTCACCGAAGTACCGGAAATGTTCGGCGCCGAAACCATCCTCATGGACCGGGCCGTGGATGAAGAGGTGTTTCAAAGGATAGTAAAGCTGATCAACACCTGGAAGCAATACTACCTCGACCACGGCCAGCCGGTTTACGAGAACCCCTCACCCGGCAACAAAGAAGGCGGTATAACCACCCTGGAAGAAAAGTCCCTCGGCTGCGTGCAGAAAGGCGGCACGGCAGCAGTAGTAGATGTCTTGGATTACGGCGACAGGTGCCAGAAGCAGGGGCTCAACCTCTTAAGCGCGCCCGGCAACGACCTGGTATCCTCCACGGCCCTGGCGGCGGCCGGTTGCCAGATTATCCTTTTCACCACCGGCCGTGGTACACCCCTGGGCACCTGCGTGCCCACGATAAAAATCGCTAGCAACACTGGCATTTACTCTAAAAAGCCCCGGTGGTTCGACTTTAACGCCGGCAGGGTCCTGGAGGGTGAGAATATGGCGGAACTGGCAGGAGAATTACTGGAGCAGGTTTTGCGGGTAGCCTCCGGAGAACCGACAAAAGCGGAAACCCTGGGTGTAAGGGAGATCGCTATATTCAAGTCCGGGGTCACCCTCTAA